ACTGCTCAGGAGGACGGACTCGCAAGGCGCTGGCAAAATAACACTGGGTCCGTTAGAACTCGATTTTGAGAAGTTGGAGTACTGCAAACATAAACAGCCGCTCCAGCTGAGCAAAACCGAGCAAAAACTGCTGCGGCTGCTGGTGACGAATACGGGCAACATTCTGACCAGAGAGCAGCTGATAGACAAGATCTGGAGCCAGGATGCTGAATTCGTAGATGAAAACGCATTGACTGTAGCCATCAAACGGCTGCGTGCTAAACTTGAGGACGACCCGGCAGCGCCTAAATATATTAAGACCATCTACGGACTGGGATACATGTGGACTGAAGGACAAAAGCCATGAATAAAAATGGAGTCCCTCCCCATTTCAAGCAAGTACATAGGCTCTTTCTGCTGATCATCATTGTCCTCGTGGCCTGCTTTATCGGTAGAATAATGTTTCTGTACGGGTT
The window above is part of the Paenibacillus sp. FSL K6-0276 genome. Proteins encoded here:
- a CDS encoding response regulator transcription factor, with the translated sequence MNILIVEDDRSLNKGIALTLSQNDVVIHQAYDIAAAENIVAVHPIDLIILDINLPDGSGLDYCEQLRKTSRVPIIFLTANDMESDIITGFGLGGDDYITKPFSLMVLRARVMALLRRTDSQGAGKITLGPLELDFEKLEYCKHKQPLQLSKTEQKLLRLLVTNTGNILTREQLIDKIWSQDAEFVDENALTVAIKRLRAKLEDDPAAPKYIKTIYGLGYMWTEGQKP